From Opitutales bacterium, one genomic window encodes:
- the fumC gene encoding class II fumarate hydratase, with protein MFRTEHDTMGPVDVPADKYWGAQTQRSIKNFPIGPAASMPIEIIHAFGYLKKAAALTNAQLGVMPQEKADLIAKACDEIIAGELDDQFPLVVWQTGSGTQSNMNSNEVVANRCHVLEGNALGEGERAIHPNDDVNKSQSSNDTFPTAMHIAAYKILIEQTMPKVRTLRDTLAAKSEAMKNVVKIGRTHWMDATPLTLGQEFSGYVAQLDHGLKAVENTLPHLAELALGGTAVGTGINSPVGYAEKVAEQIAALTGLPFVTAPNKFESLAAHDAIVEAHSALKRLAVSTMKIANDIRMLASGPRSGIGELVIPANEPGSSIMPGKVNPTQCEAITMVCAQVMGNDTTITVAGSNGHFELNVFKPVMVNAFLQSATLLGDACQAFNDHCAVGIEPNLERIGEHVSNSLMLVTALNRHIGYDNAAKIAKKAHAEGTSLKEAALALKLLTEEQFDAWVVPGDMIGSF; from the coding sequence ATGTTTAGGACTGAACATGACACTATGGGCCCCGTCGACGTCCCTGCGGACAAATACTGGGGCGCTCAAACCCAACGCTCAATTAAGAACTTTCCGATCGGACCGGCTGCGTCGATGCCGATCGAAATCATCCATGCCTTTGGTTATCTCAAAAAGGCTGCTGCCCTCACCAACGCACAGCTAGGGGTTATGCCACAGGAAAAGGCAGACTTAATAGCAAAAGCTTGCGACGAGATCATCGCTGGTGAGTTAGATGACCAATTTCCGCTCGTTGTCTGGCAGACCGGATCAGGCACGCAGTCCAACATGAATAGCAATGAAGTGGTAGCAAACCGTTGCCATGTGCTTGAGGGGAACGCATTGGGTGAGGGCGAACGCGCCATTCACCCCAATGACGACGTCAACAAATCACAGTCGTCGAATGATACATTCCCCACCGCGATGCACATCGCAGCGTATAAAATATTGATCGAGCAAACCATGCCTAAGGTGCGGACACTGCGGGATACCTTGGCAGCGAAGTCCGAGGCTATGAAGAACGTGGTTAAGATAGGCCGTACGCATTGGATGGATGCCACACCGCTCACACTCGGTCAGGAGTTTTCTGGCTACGTCGCCCAGCTAGATCATGGGTTGAAAGCCGTCGAAAACACCCTGCCTCACCTGGCTGAGCTGGCTCTCGGTGGCACCGCTGTGGGCACTGGGATTAATTCACCCGTGGGCTATGCTGAAAAGGTAGCTGAACAGATCGCGGCCCTCACCGGGCTGCCTTTCGTGACTGCTCCCAATAAATTTGAATCGCTCGCCGCACACGACGCCATTGTCGAAGCCCACAGTGCGCTCAAGCGCTTAGCAGTCAGCACCATGAAGATTGCCAACGATATCCGCATGCTGGCCTCGGGGCCGCGCTCAGGAATCGGCGAGCTGGTCATTCCTGCCAACGAGCCTGGCTCTTCAATCATGCCAGGCAAAGTCAACCCTACTCAATGTGAAGCGATCACGATGGTGTGTGCTCAAGTCATGGGGAATGATACGACCATCACCGTCGCTGGCTCGAACGGACATTTTGAGCTCAACGTCTTCAAACCTGTCATGGTGAATGCCTTCTTGCAGTCAGCCACTCTCCTCGGTGATGCCTGCCAAGCCTTCAACGATCACTGTGCCGTGGGTATCGAGCCCAACCTTGAGCGCATTGGCGAGCATGTCAGCAATTCGCTGATGCTTGTGACTGCGCTTAACCGCCACATCGGCTATGACAACGCAGCGAAGATCGCCAAAAAAGCCCATGCCGAAGGCACATCACTCAAAGAAGCAGCTCTCGCCCTCAAGCTTCTCACCGAAGAACAATTCGACGCGTGGGTGGTGCCCGGCGATATGATCGGGTCTTTCTAA